One genomic window of Arvicola amphibius chromosome 4, mArvAmp1.2, whole genome shotgun sequence includes the following:
- the Emc6 gene encoding ER membrane protein complex subunit 6 has protein sequence MAAVVAKREGPPFISEAAVRGNAAVLDYCRTSVSALSGATAGILGLTGLYGFIFYLLASVLLSLLLILKAGRRWNKYFKSRRPLFTGGLIGGLFTYVLFWTFLYGMVHVY, from the coding sequence ATGGCTGCGGTGGTGGCCAAACGGGAAGGGCCGCCGTTCATCAGCGAGGCAGCCGTGCGAGGCAACGCCGCGGTCCTTGATTACTGCCGGACCTCAGTGTCAGCGCTGTCAGGGGCCACAGCCGGCATCCTCGGCCTCACCGGCCTCTACGGCTTCATCTTCTACCTGCTCGCCTCGGtcctgctctctctgctcctgattCTGAAAGCGGGAAGGAGGTGGAACAAGTATTTTAAGTCAAGAAGACCTCTCTTTACAGGAGGCCTCATCGGAGGCCTCTTCACCTACGTCCTCTTCTGGACGTTCCTCTATGGCATGGTGCACGTCTACTGA
- the P2rx5 gene encoding LOW QUALITY PROTEIN: P2X purinoceptor 5 (The sequence of the model RefSeq protein was modified relative to this genomic sequence to represent the inferred CDS: deleted 1 base in 1 codon) — protein sequence MGQAAWKGFAQSLFDYKTAKFVVAKSKKVGLLYRLLQLTILLYLLIWVFLIKKSYQDIDTSLQSAVVTKVKGVAYTNTTMLGERLWDVADFVIPSQGENVFFVVTNLIVTPNQRQGICAEREGIPDGECSEDTDCRAGESVVAGHGLKTGRCLRVGNSTQGTCEIFAWCPVETMSMPTDPLLKDAEGFTIFIKNFIRFPKFNFSKANVLETNNKDFLKTCHFSSKNLYCPIFRLGSIVRWAGADFQDIALKGGVIGIHIEWDCDLDKAASKCDPHYYFNRLDNKHTKSISSGYNFRFARYYRDPNGVEFRDLMKAYGIRFDVIVNGKAGKFSIIPTVINIGSGLALMGAGAFFCDLVLIYLIRKSEFYRDKKFEKVKGQEEEASVELEANEIEQELPEDKPPEGGQQDEHPQELVQNSRKHNSNCQELFEPARKAMLQRVPDGPLSASVHIPPPRSGLQEKAILNVKQPQILQTVKT from the exons ATGGGCCAGGCGGCCTGGAAGGGGTTCGCCCAGTCGCTGTTCGACTATAAGACCGCAAAGTTCGTGGTCGCCAAGAGCAAGAAGGTGGGGCTGCTCTACCGGCTTCTGCAGCTCACCATCCTGTTGTACTTGCTCAT ATGGGTGTTTCTGATAAAGAAGAGTTACCAGGATATTGACACTTCCCTGCAGAGTGCTGTGGTCACCAAAGTCAAGGGTGTGGCCTATACCAATACCACTATGCTCGGAGAACGGCTCTGGGATGTAGCTGACTTTGTCATTCCATCTCAG GGGGAGAACGTTTTCTTCGTGGTCACCAACCTGATCGTGACTCCTAACCAGCGGCAGGGCATCTGTGCTGAG CGTGAAGGCATTCCTGATGGTGAGTGTTCTGAGGACACCGACTGCCGTGCCGGGGAGTCTGTTGTCGCTGGACATG GGCTGAAAACTGGTCGCTGTCTACGGGTGGGGAACTCTACCCAGGGTACCTGTGAGATCTTCGCTTGGTGCCCAGTGGAGACAATGTCCATGCCAAC GGACCCCCTCCTGAAGGATGCTGAAGGCTTCACCATTTTCATAAAGAACTTCATTCGCTTCCCCAAGTTCAACTTCTCCAA AGCCAATGttctagaaacaaacaacaaagacttCTTGAAAACCTGTCACTTCAGCTCCAAGAACCTCTACTGTCCCATCTTCCGACTGGGGTCCATTGTCCGCTGGGCAGGGGCCGACTTCCAGGATATAGCCCTgaag GGTGGTGTGATAGGAATCCATATCGAATGGGACTGTGACCTCGATAAAGCTGCCTCTAAGTGCGACCCACACTATTATTTCAACCGTTTGGACAACAAGCACACCAAATCCATATCCTCTGGGTACAACTTCAG GTTCGCCAGGTATTACCGTGACCCTAATGGGGTAGAGTTCCGTGACCTGATGAAAGCCTATGGCATCCGCTTTGACGTGATCGTCAACGGTAAG GCGGGAAAATTCAGCATCATCCCTACCGTCATCAACATAGGTTCTGGGCTGGCGCTCATGGGTGCT GGGGCTTTCTTCTGCGACCTGGTGCTTATCTACCTCATCAGAAAGAGCGAGTTTTACCGAGACAAGAAGTTTGAGAAAGTGAA GGGTCAGGAGGAGGAAGCCAGTGTGGAGCTTGAGGCCAACGAGATTGAGCAGGAACTGCCAGAGGACAAGCCACCAGAAGGGGGTCAGCAGGATGAGCATCCCCAAGAGCTGGTCCAGAATAGCAGGAAGCATAATAGCAACTGCCAGGAGCTCTTTGAGCCTGCCAG AAAGGCCATGCTGCAAAGAGTTCCTGATggccctctctctgct tctgtgcaCATCCCTCCTCCAAGGTCTGGCCTCCAGGAGAAAGCCATCCTGAATGTGAAGCAGCCACAGATCTTGCAAACAGTGAAGACGTAG